A window of the Helianthus annuus cultivar XRQ/B chromosome 4, HanXRQr2.0-SUNRISE, whole genome shotgun sequence genome harbors these coding sequences:
- the LOC110890771 gene encoding egg cell-secreted protein 1.2-like produces the protein MARKMHSDESLVVRLQAEKDSGGLTDCWNALLELKSCTNEIVLFFLNGDSYLTMDCCRAIRTITYGCWPSMLTSLGFTSEQGDILQGYCGGAPLPQPGLIEDPNV, from the coding sequence ATGGCTCGTAAAATGCATAGTGACGAAAGCCTCGTTGTCAGGCTTCAAGCCGAAAAGGATAGCGGCGGTCTAACGGACTGTTGGAATGCGTTACTAGAGTTGAAATCGTGCACGAATGAAATCGTACTTTTCTTTCTTAACGGAGACAGTTACTTGACAATGGATTGTTGTCGAGCTATTCGTACCATAACTTACGGATGTTGGCCTTCGATGCTTACTTCTCTTGGTTTCACTTCTGAACAAGGTGATATTCTTCAAGGTTATTGTGGCGGTGCACCTCTACCACAACCTGGCTTGATTGAAGACCCGAATGTTTGA